One region of Deltaproteobacteria bacterium CG11_big_fil_rev_8_21_14_0_20_49_13 genomic DNA includes:
- a CDS encoding integration host factor subunit alpha, with translation MTKAEIVEQIYEKIGFSKKESADIVELVFDTMKDTLSKGEKIKISGFGNFVVRQKRPRVGRNPQTGESIEITARKVLTFRPSQVLKSALNKEGE, from the coding sequence ATGACCAAGGCAGAAATAGTGGAACAGATCTACGAAAAGATCGGATTCTCCAAGAAAGAGTCGGCCGACATCGTCGAGCTCGTCTTTGACACAATGAAAGACACACTCTCGAAAGGCGAAAAGATCAAGATCTCGGGCTTTGGAAATTTTGTTGTGAGACAAAAACGTCCGCGAGTCGGCAGAAATCCTCAGACGGGTGAGTCGATCGAGATTACAGCCCGTAAAGTCTTGACTTTCAGGCCGAGCCAGGTTTTAAAGTCGGCTCTTAACAAAGAGGGTGAATAA